From a single Eisenibacter elegans DSM 3317 genomic region:
- a CDS encoding TIGR02757 family protein produces the protein MPTDIEQLREFLDAKVLLYNQPDFIPEDPISIPHRFQKQQDIEIAGLFAAVLAWGNRKTIINKCASLLEIMDNSPYYFIMNHQENDLKALTEFKHRTFNATDTLYFVHFLKWFYHRHASLEEAFVAGMLPDATDVGGGLAHFHTLFCSLPEFPERSRKHVATPARGSACKRLNMYLRWMVRQDDTGVDFGLWKRLRPSQLICPCDIHVEQVAAKLGLLTQPKSNWKAAVTLTEQLRILDPQDPVKYDFALFGLGVVERFWQAPPPSYTPV, from the coding sequence ATGCCTACCGATATCGAACAATTACGCGAGTTTCTGGATGCAAAAGTGTTGCTTTATAACCAACCTGACTTCATCCCCGAAGACCCTATCAGTATTCCCCACCGCTTCCAAAAACAGCAGGACATTGAGATTGCAGGTTTGTTTGCCGCTGTTCTCGCTTGGGGGAATAGAAAAACAATTATCAATAAATGTGCATCGCTATTAGAAATAATGGATAATAGTCCGTATTATTTTATTATGAATCATCAAGAAAACGACCTAAAGGCCTTGACAGAGTTCAAACATCGTACTTTCAATGCAACTGACACGCTGTACTTTGTCCATTTTTTGAAATGGTTTTACCACAGACACGCCTCTCTCGAAGAAGCCTTCGTGGCTGGAATGCTACCAGACGCTACTGATGTAGGTGGTGGGCTGGCGCATTTCCACACATTGTTTTGCAGCCTACCAGAGTTTCCAGAGCGTAGCCGCAAACATGTGGCTACCCCTGCCCGAGGCTCGGCCTGTAAGCGCCTCAATATGTACTTGCGCTGGATGGTGAGGCAAGATGATACAGGTGTAGATTTTGGCCTTTGGAAACGCCTGCGCCCCTCCCAGCTCATATGTCCTTGCGACATTCACGTGGAGCAAGTGGCGGCCAAGCTAGGACTTCTGACACAGCCCAAAAGCAATTGGAAGGCTGCTGTAACCCTGACCGAACAACTGCGAATACTCGATCCTCAAGACCCTGTGAAGTACGATTTTGCTCTCTTTGGACTGGGGGTGGTCGAAAGGTTTTGGCAAGCGCCCCCTCCTTCCTATACACCAGTATAA